From one Lolium rigidum isolate FL_2022 chromosome 4, APGP_CSIRO_Lrig_0.1, whole genome shotgun sequence genomic stretch:
- the LOC124707457 gene encoding subtilisin-like protease SBT3.11, producing MKAESPRHLLRNPSLLILLAAAAALAQIAMAAEPEQTPAAQDAAVHIVYVDRPEGADAEEFHIRTLAPVLGSEEKAKDAVLYHYKHAASGFSAKLTPAQVEDLKKQPCVLQVTPSQTYQLHGSEGGHAGTTRTMGLM from the exons ATGAAGGCCGAATCCCCGCGTCATCTTCTCCGCAACCCATCTCTGCTCATCctcctagcagcagcagcagccctcGCCCAGATCGCCATGGCGGCCGAGCCGGAGCAGACGCCCGCGGCGCAGGACGCGGCCGTGCACATCGTGTACGTGGACCGCCCCGAGGGCGCCGACGCCGAGGAGTTCCACATCCGCACCCTCGCCCCCGTCCTCGGCAG CGAGGAGAAGGCCAAGGACGCGGTCCTCTACCACTACAAGCACGCCGCCAGCGGATTCTCCGCGAAGCTCACCCCCGCGCAGGTCGAGGACCTCAAGA AGCAACCCTGTGTTCTTCAGGTCACCCCGAGCCAGACCTACCAGCTCCATGGATCCGAGGGTGGACATGCCGGCACCACGCGCACCATGGGCCTCATGTGA